The following DNA comes from Caloranaerobacter sp. TR13.
GTATATTATAGTTTACCATTCTGCCATACTTATGCTGTTGAATATAAGAAAGTTAAAGAAGCACTAGACAAGGAAGGTATTCCTGTAATTATGATTGAGAGTGATTATAGTCTACAGGACGTAGGACAAATAAAGACAAGACTTGAGGCATTTTTTGAAATGATAAAGATATCAAAATAGAGATGTTACTCACTAAAGAATAGGGTGATTAAATGGGAGGACAATTAAATTGTTATATATTATTTCCATCCCATACTGATGGGTTAGCTTTAGAAAAGATTTTGAAATCCGAAAAGATTAAATATACTATTGTGCCTACTCCTAGAGAATTAAGTAAAAGTTGTGGTATAACTATAATGATTAATCCTGATTATGAAGAAATGGTTAGGAAAATTTTAAATATTAATCCTGAAATAAAGGTTAATGGCATTTATACTATCGAAAGGAAAAGGAGAGGCTGGTTTTGATAAGAAGTTCATGTGGGTACTCAATAGGAATAGATGCAGGTTCAGTTGCAACGAAGGGAGTCCTTTTTAGTGGAGAATTAGTTAAAGAAGTTATTATACCTACGGGTTGGAGTCCTAGAAAAGCATCTGAAGAAGTTTGTAAATTGCTAATAGAAAAAGGGAACATAAAAAGAGATGAAGTAAAAAAAATTATTGCAACAGGGTATGGAAGAGTTTCAATAGATTTTGCAGATAAGACAGTTACTGAAATAACATGTCATGCTAAAGGTGCATATTATATAAATAACAGAGTAAGAACTATACTTGATATAGGTGGTCAAGATAGTAAAATAATTAGCTTAGATGAGAATGGAAATGTTTGTGACTTTTTTATGAATGATAAATGTGCAGCAGGTACAGGACGATTTCTTCAGGTTATGACTAATTTACTTGGTTCTGAGATAGATGAATTGGATAGATTAGCCGAACAAGCAGAACCAGAGAAAATATCAAGCATGTGTACCGTATTTGCAGAATCTGAAATTATCAGCCTTCTTGCAAAAGGTGCTTCTAAAGAATCAATTGCAGCTGGAATCATAGAATCAATAGCAAATAGAGCGGTTTCTATGTTAAATAAAATAAAAATAGTTGATGAGGTAGCATTTACAGGTGGTGTTGCAAGAAGTTGCATATTAACAAAATCTATCGAGAGAAAAATAAAAAAATCAATTTATATTGCTCCAAATACACAAATCATAGGAGCTTTAGGTGCAGCTGTAATTGGATGGGAAATGCTAAATTCAAGAGGGAATTAATTCCCTCTTTTTGTTTGATGTTTGATTCATTTTAAATTAAAAAAATCTATTAAAAATTAATAATACATATTGCTAAAAATAAGGAATAATAATATAATATAGTTAGATATTTAGATAATTATCTAAATATCTAACTGAACGAAAGAGGTGATAAAGTGAATAAAATATTTAAAGCTTTAGCAGACCCTACTAGAAGAAAAATTTTAGAGTTACTAAAAGAAAAGGACTTAACAGCTGGAGAAATTGCAGATTTTTTTAATATAAGCAAACCATCTATTAGCCATCATTTAAATATTCTAAAAAACGTAGGATTAGTTTTAAGTGAAAAGGTTGGTCAAAACATATATTATTCTTTAAACACGACAGCATTTCAAGAAATTATGAAGTGGATATTTGATTTTATGGAAAGGAGAGATAATGATGAAGATAAATAAATGGATTTTATTGATACTTTTAATTTCATTTATAGCTACAGTTTTTATATACAACAGTTTACCAGA
Coding sequences within:
- a CDS encoding DUF3343 domain-containing protein is translated as MGGQLNCYILFPSHTDGLALEKILKSEKIKYTIVPTPRELSKSCGITIMINPDYEEMVRKILNINPEIKVNGIYTIERKRRGWF
- a CDS encoding acyl-CoA dehydratase activase, with amino-acid sequence MIRSSCGYSIGIDAGSVATKGVLFSGELVKEVIIPTGWSPRKASEEVCKLLIEKGNIKRDEVKKIIATGYGRVSIDFADKTVTEITCHAKGAYYINNRVRTILDIGGQDSKIISLDENGNVCDFFMNDKCAAGTGRFLQVMTNLLGSEIDELDRLAEQAEPEKISSMCTVFAESEIISLLAKGASKESIAAGIIESIANRAVSMLNKIKIVDEVAFTGGVARSCILTKSIERKIKKSIYIAPNTQIIGALGAAVIGWEMLNSRGN
- a CDS encoding autorepressor SdpR family transcription factor, with product MNKIFKALADPTRRKILELLKEKDLTAGEIADFFNISKPSISHHLNILKNVGLVLSEKVGQNIYYSLNTTAFQEIMKWIFDFMERRDNDEDK